The stretch of DNA AACCGCAAAAATCACGCGCTTGTCTCTCCCTGTGACAGTGACAACAACCTCACCACCCATTTTTGAATATTTTATCCCGTTATCAACCAGATTCCTCAATGCCTGTGTAAGAAACATCTGATCTCCGAAAATCGTAATCGGAGTTTCAGGTAAATCAACCTGCAGAGAAATTTGCTTTTGCTTCGCCTTTGCTTTCAGGCTCTCCACCGCCCGGGTAATGATTTGTTCAGCCGTCACCGGGTGGATTTCAAGCGGATCTCCATCTTCTAAACGACCAATATCAAGCAACTTTTGTACCAGCTCTTTCATCCCTTCCACGCCATTAATAATGTTGCTGATATAGCTGTCTTGTTGCTCATTCAAATTACCGGTTAGGCGCAGAATCTTAGCATATCCGAGGATCAATGTCAATGGCGATCGCAGCTCATGGCTGACCATGGTAACAAACTCAGTTTTTAACGCGTCAGCTTCTCTCTGCGATGACAAATCCTTGATTATTATCGCGTTTGCATGCTGGTTCCCATCAATTTGGATCGGGCTGTAAATCAGATCATAAAGATTCCCGTCACGTAATTGGACCTCCTTCGACTTAACCCTTTGGTCCGCATATAAATTTTGTTTTGAAAGGTCATGCCGAGACAAGAAATTATTTAAAAATTCGCCTTCAAAACGTCCATCGCGATCAAAAAACAGTTGTCTTGCCCTTTTATTGTGCAGCAGCACCTGATTGTTTTGATCTGTTATTACAACTGCATCCGTCAACAAATCGAACGCTGTCATTATTAATGCTGTCGAAAGCTGAGAATCTCGATAAGTTCGCGCATTGATAATCGCCAAACTGGCGATGTGTGCCAATTGTTTAAGAAAGGTCATAATGGCTTCATCAGGGTCATCATTATCGGTAAAGGCGACCCACATAACGCCCAAGTGTGAAGCTTCCCATTTCAAAGGCAGCAAGTTCACTGAAGCAATTTCTGGACGATTTTCAATCGGGGGCAGTTGTTTTAAAATCTCATCATGGTTCAGAGTCTGCGCCCCGTTTTTCAGGACCAAGCCTGCCATAGCCTGGTCCCAGGCTGCCAGCACGTTCGCATGCGAGCCAATCCCGAATCGATGCTCAGAAAGCAGCGCTTCCGTTGTTGAATCAGAATTGACCAGTACAACCCTGGCAGCACAAACACCATCCACAAGCGCTGCAGCCAGAATCATGTGCAGCGTTTCAGCAAGATTCTGGCGTTCGGCAACCTTAACACTTGCCGATGATAGCTTTTTTTGCTGATCCATGCGTTTTTGTTGAATTGTGATCATGTTCCGAAAAGCAGTTTTCAAATATCCCCTGTCAGGGTAAGCGCGCTCCTTTAATTGACCAGGATCATATCCGCCTGCAAGAACTGCATTGATAGCCAGAGACATGGATTCTAACTCATTGACGATCGGGGTCAACCCAATCCACGCCATAACGAAAATAAAAATCATCACGCCACCAGCAATCAACAGGTTGGTCCGGGTGAGCTCCCAAGCCATTTCCTGGATAACCAGAGCAGGTAAGTTTGCAGTCAAACCCCAATCAGTGCCAGCTGCAGGTTGATAATAGTTCAACATCAATCGACCATCGCTTGATGCGCCCTGGAAAAAAGCGGACGTTGTAAGATTCGCCGTTGGTATTTCTTCAACCCGATCATCACTATTCCAATGGAAAACAACGCGTCCGCCAGCATCTATAACAGAGATGGTTCCACCCTGGTCCTTCAACGCGTTTTTGGCAATTACCAGGGGTTGTGCGACGCGGTTCTCGTCAATCTTCGTCAGACCCCACAGAAACCGTTGTTGCGTATCGGGCTGGCGTTCAACACCGGTGATAAAGCACATTAACCCATAATTCTCATCCTCCAACCCAGTCACGAAGAAATGCACAGGGCCCGATTCATTATTTACTGTCATCAGTTGGAAAAGATCGTCATCCCGCAGGATATCTGGCGACAAACCCGGGGGACTGCCTGCGATCAGGTGACCTTCAGCATCTAACACAGCCAACCACTCGAAGAAATTTGAAGTGCTTTGTGCTTCTTGAAGAAATGCTGAAATTTGTTTATCAGACCCAACACTCATCTGAGGATTAGCCGCCAGAGTATTCAGTATTTGATCGCCAGTCGTTAAGAAAACGCCCAAGCTTTCCGCAGCAATCGCGGTTGTTCCGGTCAGTTGTTTGAGAATTTGCTTCCTGGCATGGCTTTGACCCAGCGACCAGGTGGCTAACAGAACCCCAACGAGCACAATTAAAAATATCGGCGTCGCGTAACCCAACAAGCGATACCTGAAATGAACCTCGCCAGGAGCCGGCTTCAGCGGTGTTTTTGGTGCCCAATATTTTGCCGCAAGGGCTTGAACGATCATGCAGGTCGCTCCACCAATGAGCAACATTCCTCCCAGTGTGAACATCACCACCGGGAACCGTGTTATTGCCATCCCAATCCTCGCCCCGGTCGACCCGGAGGCGCATAAGATCAGTACAAGAAAAACCGAGGGAGACGATGCCAGCATGCTGGCAATTGCTGCAATGATTGGGTGGCGCAACCATGTATAAAAATTCGTTCGATATCGCTGCCGAATGCACCAGCTATAAACAATTGCTGCAATCATCATCACCAGCGGCGTGAAGATGTTGTGCGTGTCTGAATACGCCAACAAAAGTCCAGAAATTCCTGCCAGAAAAGTTGCCGGAGCAAGACCCAGTACACCAGCCCCAACCATCCAGGGGATAGCAGCAAAAAACATCAAATGTCGAAACGGCGCTTCTCCTGGTGCTATGATTGGGCTCATGCGAGGGAAAACGCCCATAAAGGGAGTCAAAATTAAAATCAGAAGACTCAATCCAGCGAACCAGCTCAAGCTGGCACGATTCAATTTGAAGGTTCGTTCGCGCAATAAAACGACCAAAATCACAAGCGCGATCAAACCAATCACCCAGGCGATCAAAATTCCCGGGTGATCCGGTATGATCAACGTATATCCTGGTGTCAAAGGTGCAAGGATGTCTGCCATTTTTCAGAGTCTGGTGATGGTTTTAATCATTATAACATCTCTTCAGCACTGCCCACATTTTCACTCAAGCCAGTGCGGATATTCGTGAGTCTAAGGATGGGACATGCTTTGACGATTCGCTTTGCGGTCAAAACCGCGCCAGGCAATCCGATCCAGCAAGGGACGCCGATCCATTACAGGCTGCTTAATAACCTTCGCCAGCCACTCTGTTTCAACGGTATCGACCTCTTGAAAGCAAGCTTGCGTCAATGCAGCTCGCACGGCCTGGGATTCAGCTTGCATGTCATCCACACGGCTCAAGAAATCAGCTTCAAGGTTCTCCCGCTCAGTTTCAATCAGCCTGATTCGTGTGGCGTAATCACGTAATATCTCGCGATGAAGATTTTCATGTCGCCACCACAAGGTTACTGAATCATAAGCCCCTGTCGGCTCTGGACCCAGGTCTGGCAACCCCGCATCGATCCACACCGGTTTGAAGACGGAGGTGCAGGTTGCTGATGTGCCCGTCAGCCAATGGGTGTGCTGTTTTGGTGTCAGGTGAGAGACCATTGCACCGGTCGCCTGGCTGCCCCTTGCCGGACCAAAACTGGCGTGCATGCACACCTCAGAGCCCAGAATCCCTCGACCCGGCTGCCAATTCTGATCGGCTTCTGGCCCATGATCACGGAGCACCTGCATTGCATAGGGGACATCGATCTCACCCTGTTTTGCTTTTAGAAGTTCGCCAGTCCGGCATGAGCGGTGTTTTCCGGCGCCAAAGTTCGTGAAAATCAGATCACTGTAACATTTGCTGAAATTAAAGGATTCCGCACTTTTACACCATCCCTTAGAAATCGCGTGTGAAACCAGGTCGGATGAAGCTCGATCCCAATGATCACCAATACTGATGATATTTGAGATCGTCCGGATATCTCGCACTTTTTCAGCAGCCCAGTGTTTCCCAGCCGTTTCAAAGATCCATGCCTCCTGAGGGTCTGCAATCAAAAAGCCGTTATGATAATAAAACTCTCCAAAGCAGGTTGAATTTCCGCCCTGCCCATAGTCTTCCAGGAGCGTGATCATCAAATCCAAGGCTTCATTGGCCGTGGCGGTCCGTTCAAGTGCCAGGCGAATAAAATCCATGCCAATCAAACCGGGCTCTTTGTCGTAAGGCACTTTGGTAAAAACGGCTTCATTGCCAATCACCAAGCCGTGTTCGTTTGCGCCCATTTCTGCCCCCCAGATCCAGAAAGGTCTGGACAGTAAGACGGCATTCGTTTCCCGCACTTGCGGCACACGGATATACGTACAGTTCACCTGCGCCCCTTCTGGATGGTGTGCACGTGGGATAATTTGAATCATATGTGCTTCATTTGGATGGCGATCACTGTTTTTTCCAAAGATCACCGAACCGTCTTTGGTGGCATTTCCCAGGGCAACAAATGTATCACACATGATAAACAAGCTCCTTTGCTTTTGCTAAAACTTCCTCAATACTTAAGTCGTCGGAATTGATCACAACGGCGTCTTCAGCCACTTTTAAGGGTGCAATCTCCCTGGTGGAATCAATTCGATCCCGGTTTGTCAATGAGCGCAGTACCTCATCAAAATCAGCCTCCTCTCCTCGGTTGATCATCTCCCTGTACCGCCGCTGTGCCCTGACTTCAACTGACGCGTCCAGATATATCTTCAGGTCTGCATTCGGTATCACAACAGTGCCAATATCACGTCCGACCACCACCACCTTGTTGCCCGATGCAACGCGACGCTGCTGATCGGTCATGGCCTTCCTGACCGCTGCATAAACAGAGACATCCGACACATAGGCATTGACCTCATCTGAGCGGATCGCCCAAGTTACATCCTGTCCATCCAGCAGAACATCACAGTCACGGCCGTCATCAATGCTGGGTGTCTCGATATCGATATGAACCGTTTCTGCTAATGTGCCGATCGCAGCCTCATCCTCGATATTCAATTCCCTCTGTAATGCCGCCAGGGTCAACGCTCGATACATGATACCCGTATCAAAAAACAGGTAACCTAACTCCTTTGCCAGCAGAAGCCCCAGGGTTGATTTGCCAGATGCGGCTGGCCCGTCAATCGCAATTATGTTTGGTAAACCCATAAGTATCCTCATTCTATTTATCGACAATTTGACCGCCAGGCATCAAGTCGGTACGCACCCAGAGAATTAATTCCTGCGCAACGGATGGCACCTCTCCCGCCACCAGCCAAACCAGGTATTGTCGCGGTGTTAATTCGCGCCAGGGAACAGTTCGCTGCCAAACCAGGCTTTGTCCTTGGTATCCATGGGCAATTTCTGGGATTTCTCCAATCGGTGTGATTAATATCCCCGGTGCTGATTGCGCCGGTACAAAGCGTTCAAAATTCAACGGAGCATATGAGCGCAGCGCCCACCGCAGACCAGGGGTGTCCATCCCAGACACAAGTATATCAACCGATTCATACCCACGAGCGTTCCAAACCATGGTCCGATCGATGGTAACCTGCATCCAACCAGGCAACACAACCGCTTCATCAGGGTGCCATAGCTCAAAGGGCGTGTTGGTACCGATCCCGGTCGAATTTACGCTCAAAGAGATCATCCCGGTCATAAACACCAACCCCAAACCCAGCAGAAACCCTGACCGGGCAACAACCTCTGACCAGCCATAATTAACCAGTAAGATCATTGCGACTAACAAAACAACGCCGCCTGCCAGTGCAATTAAGTGGCTCAACTGTTGCGATGGGACCAATGCCGGGGAGACCAAGGTGCGCATCGCCAGGGTGATGAAAGCAGCGATCACAATCACCATTCCTGTGGTGATGCCCAGAACCAGCTTTGATGATTCAGGCATTCGCCATGCAAAGATCACCACCCGGCTGGTTAAAATCCATAATGGAAAGGCAACCCAGATAAGCTCGCCCGCCGTGGCTGCGGGGTATAGAGTGATAAAAACCAATCCAATCCCAGCCCACAAGAACAGAAACATATCCAGCTTGCTTTTGATCAGCAAGCCGCGGACACCGCCCCATAGCCCAAAGATCACGGCTCCGGTGCTGTATACAAGGAGCGCGAAAATTGCCCACCCCCACGGAGCTGCACGCACCTGTCCAAACCCCTGGATAAAATCAAACAACCCGGAAAAAATGCCACTCATTCCGGCTGGAGCCAGAAAAAATCCGCTCCCGATCACAACCAGCGTCACACCCATTGAGATTCCAAACCTGGTCCACTGCGAACGCGGGTCATCAGCGCCGGGCTCCAAACTGAAGATCGCCAGCAAATCAAATAAATGCTGCGAAATGAGCCAGCTGATCCCCAGGATCACTACACCTACCCAGAAACTCGATCCACTCATCAATGCCAAACCCAGGCTGATCCCGGCAAGGACAGGGTTACGTTTTAACCAGAATCCTGCTGCCAGCAGTGTGAATACCAGCGCCATCATCGGGGAGCCAATTATCCTGGAAAGGCCGACCATTTCAGGAGATAACGCCAGGGCAAAAGCCGCCATAAGTGCAGGCCAACGTCCAATATATTTCGAAAACAATACCGGGATGAACACAATCAGTGCGCCAGTGATTGCCGGCCAGAGGCGCGCCACGAAATTCGATTCTGAGAATAAAAAGAGCGGCAAACCGGTCAGCCCCACATAAGCATGAACGCCCCCGAACAACGTTTGTTCACCCCTGGCGACCGCCAACGCACGCAATGCAAGCTGGGCTTCCGAATCATTCAGCGATACAGCTCCCAATTGAATTAAGCGAAAAGCCAGGGCGAGAACAAATGCCCCAAGAATAAAGAGCATATATGTGGATTCACGTCTTTGATTTTCTATCAGTTCCATGCTTTTCGACCGTGTTCTCCTGACTGGAATGACCGTGCCGTAGATTAAACTTATTTAACAGATATTTAAGGCCAAGATTATTTGTGCATTAATCCTTTCATTGAGCCAGGCATGTGCCAATCATCTGATTATTAACGGTTCTTCCAGTATTATACTTGTCCACCACCGCTTGTGCGGACCATTCGAGAATTATCGTGATCTTATTTTCGAACCTGGTAGATGGTTGTGCTGCCAACACGGTAAACCGCATCCCATAGCTGACCATCATAATTGCTGAACTTCGCCAGACCAGCCTGTGGGTAAAATGCCTGTTCAAGTTGCCCAACCACAATGTACGTAACATCATACGCCCGGATAAAATCAACCGCATATTGAATATCTTCGGTTGAAAAGAAAGTGTCAACCCGGTTCACCCGCTCCTGAACAACGGAGTTGCGCAAAACAGCCCGCTGCTGGCGTTGATGCCAGTTCCATCCAACTACACCCGGCAACCCCGTATAGATCGTATAACGGGCACCCCAACGGTATTCATAAGCCTGTCCTTCCAGGATCACAGGCGAGCCTTCAATGTGATCCTGCATCCAGCGGATGGCATCATCATCCTCCACCAATTGCATGTTCGAACCCATATCATAATAGGTGGAATAAGCCATGTATGCCATTCCATCCAACCCCTGGGGAGCTTCCGGTGCAATACGATCGTTGATTTTATCCTTCGTACCCATCACGGTGAACATCGCCGCAGAGAAAAACAGCACGAGAAGGGATATTTTCCAGACTAAACCCAGGTGTTTACGCCAGTAGCGCAGTGATTTCAGCAGCCACACAAAACACACACCGGCAGAGAGCGCAAACAAAATCCAGGCTTGAAGATAAAATTTAAATACACTGTTCATGCGACCAATATCGCCATGCAGATACACCAGTTCCACAGCTAGGGTCAGAGTCAGCGCCGTACCGATCATAAACAAGTGAAACCGCCCGGCGTCCGACCGATCTGGACGAAGCATCAGCACCACCACCCACAGCCCGAGAGGCAGGACGATCAAACCGACCGGAACGCCCATCACCAAAAAGAGGATCATCAGAATCAGGAATAAAACCAGGATCAGGGTGATCCAACCCCGGTAAGGCGTTAGCGCAGACAATGCTGATGCAGGCGTTGTCTTCATCCAGTGATAGGTTTCCCATGTCATCCAGCTTACGATAATAAACAGCAACAATCCCCAATGCGTGAAATACGAATCCAGCGGCGTTCTGTTGCCCTCCCAAATGCCAATCTGCGTATATCCCTGGCTAAACCAATCCGAGAAAGGCTGGTAAAAGACCAAAGCCAGCGTTGCCAGAGCCACGACGGCAATTAACGCTACAGCCGCCTTCTCAAGCGATTGACTGCCGCGGAAATTCAGCTTTAATCGCGGCTGGTAATTTCTGAAAACGCTGTAAGCTAATGCCGCGCAAGCCAACACCAGATAGGTATAGAAGTCCCAGGTATTGGTTGGACGCAGCGCGCCAATCACCATTCCGCCAAGCGTAAAACCGATCACAGTCCCGAGTATCTTCAAGCGGCGACCCTCTTCACCCCAACGCGCTTGACTCAACACCACTGACAAACCCCAACTAGCAGCCAGCACCGTAATCGGGAAGGCAATCAGGTGCGCGTGCAGGTCAGCGTAAAGGAATGTGAAATACGGGAACTCCGTAATTGCCTCGCCCGGGATCACTCGACTGGGATGCCAGTACCAGTCCCCGGGATAAAATGGCAGACGTGCCCCTTTGATGAGCTGGAAAAAGCCCTGGAATGTCCAACCAATGTGTTGAAGGATCGATGCCTCTTCAATCGCGAGTCCGCCTGATGCCATCCGTTGGAGTCCATTGAGCAACAATCTGACCGTCCCCAGGTTGCCCAGTACCACCAGCAACACAACCGTCGCCAGGCCGGCTGCAAAAGCCGTTCCCAGCACACATTTGCCTTTTTTTTCGCCTGCACGCAAAGCCAACGAGCGCGGGATGCCCTGGTACAGGTTCCAACCCACGGAAAATGCACCCAGGGCTGTCAAGCTGAACCATAGCGGTAAAACCAGGTTGTACGCCACAGCAGGGATCATTCCCAGCAATTTGATTGGCATACCAACGATTACAAAACCATAATAATAATAATTGATATACCCGCCAGCAAACCACGGGTCAAACGGCGGAAAGGTTACGCTCTTGATCACCGCGTTCAGGTACGAAAAGTCCATAGGCTTTTCGCCGCCTTTGTAAGGATGCCACAGATCCGGGTTGCCCGTTCGCACCCACAAAAACAGCATAAAGGCAATTAACCCCAGGACTTCGATGGTCAGGTAATAGCGCCATTCCTGTTTTACCGCCTGCCAGAGCGTTTTTCGCTGAAAAAAGACCAGGCTGCCGCTCAGGGCGACGAGCCCCAACAAAACCCAGCAGATCATCTGCCGGGTGACCAGTATGCCAAAGGAACCAAAAATCCACACAAAAAACGCCATCAGCAGCAAGCCGACCAGCTTGGTAAACGGGTAGCCGCGATCGCTCATTCTCGGGAAAGCCAGGCGCACAATCGGATAGCTGATCCAACCTAAAACCAGAACAAAGGCATAAAAGACAGCCGTGGCTGCAATTTGTGAACGGTTCACCAGACTGTCACGATCAAACAATTCCGACCAGGTGCCTCCAGCCCGCAACCTTGCCAACCGATCAGCAGGAAGCATCAGGTTGTGCTGCGGCTTATCCGATTTCCCGGGACCCGGACCCCGATAGCTGGCAGCTTCGCCAGGCGTAAAGTACACCACTTTGCTCAAATCAACCGAGCGCAACGAGTTCCGCACCGCGATTGGGTCGTACTCCCCTGTTTTTTTGAAGATCAAAACCTTGGGATGATCATAAACCGTGAAGGCTTCTTCTGCAAATTGGGTATTGAATTCAAAAGGACCCAGCCTGGGGTTGGAATGGAAAACGGCCACCAGCTCAAATCCCAACTCGCCGAAAAAGGATCCGGGCTCGGCTATGCTGTAACACCACAGGACATCCTTGTACGCCGGGCATCCCAACAGGTAGCGATAATAGAACGTTGTCAGCGGATAGCGTTCAGGCACGCGAGTTGTCGTGCCCCACTGGCGGTTCGAGGTGATGAAGATGTAATCTGCCTGGTCGAGAATGGTTTCAAACCGCTCCAATTTGCTGTGATCATCCGGCCAGTACATCTCAAAATTCAGGTTGCCCGTGTAAATTCCGCCGTCTTCGCTGTACGGGCTGAAACCGTCCACCGGGTAAGGAATGGCATCGTCCCAACTACTTTCATGGGCAGGTGCAACCGAATGCAGTACCAGTTGAGCGGCGCTTTCCTGTGTTGATAGGGAGACAGCCAGTGTTTGCCCCGCTTCCACCTGCAAAGGCTCTGGAAGAACAAAGGTAAAGGGACCACCCCTGACATCTTCTTGCACTGAGAAATCGGCGCGAATGCTGCTGAATTGCGATTGTCCGCCCTGGTCGGTCAGCGCAAGGTTGAGTGCCAGGGTTTTTTCACCCGGCGAACCCGCCTGATCCACGATAAAAGGCGCACTGACCGCGGTGATGCTTCCACCCGTGACCATTCGAACGCTCATTTGGTATGGCTGATCAGCCCGGACGCCCTGTTGAATGCGCGGCAACGCACTGTTGAGTACCATGCCGTCATCCGTCATCAGCGTCACCGCTGGTGAGCCGCTTATCGTCAGGTTTAAGTTTTCTTCGGGCAGCGAAAGGCGCAAAAAATATAGCTCATTTTCATTCACCTGCAATGGCGCATCGAAGATGAATTTATAAGCCATGCCGCGCGGGTGGTTGTCCGTTGCCAGGAATCCGCTTTGTACTGATGCTGCAGCCAGGACGGCATCCGGGTTACTCGCAGAGACAATCGACAGGAGCACAGTTTTCATCCCGCCCATCGCCGAGCGGTCTAAAATGTGCTCAAATTGAACTGCGGAGATCAACCCATCCGCCGGGCTGATAAAAGGCTGGGAAAAAGGTGCATTTGATGCCAGCGTATCACCAGCACGGTAGGGCAATGGCTGCATAAAAGCGCCGTCGTCGGTATCGATATGCAGGGTCAACGCGCCCGGGAGGTTGTGGTAAATCCAACGGCTGGCTTCTGCCCGGGTGTGCGGTCGGGTGTAAATCTGAGAAAATGAAAACGCCCATACTGCGGTACCCAGAATGATCACCACTGTCAGGACAATACCCACAACCCGGATGAGACTGGATTTAATTTTGTATCGTCCTAACCTGATGTCACAGCAAGCTGACAACAACCGCTGTAAACCCCACCCGGCGATCAGGGTCAATAAGGGGTAAATCAACACCTGATAGCGCATCGTGCGCACCCAGGAAATCGATTGCCAGACAAAATATAACCCGGTGAATACCCAAAAGGATAAATGCTTCTGCCATTCGTCTTTCCGCAGGATTGAGATCCCCATGCCCAAATATGCCAGCCCGGTAAAAATACCCAACGGCCAGCCCAGCCCCCAGGCGACCAGGTTGCGTCCAGAAAATGTGATCGGTCGCCGCGCCCATTGCAGCGCTGGCGGAAAATCGACTGCGCCGGAAGCTTGCGCACGCAAGCTCTGTAAACCGGACCACCACGTCTGGTTAATCCCGAAATTAAAAAAGCCAGGACCGTTAAAGGCATACGGCTGCCCGATGCGAAAGCTAACAAAGCTGAGCACTGCCGCCAGAACCAGGTTGCGAATGATCTTTAAAAGGGCAACACGGCGCTCATCCGGGTTCATCCCAAGATAGCGCATGCCCTCAACCAGTGGCAGGAGTAGCGCCAACACGACCGCGTTGATCTTTGAGGCTGTTGCCGCCCCTAAAGCCACACCAAACACGATGTAGGGTGCCAGTTCATTAATTAAGCCGGTCACCCGGGCGCCATTCCATTTGGCTGTATCGTTTTTAACAGCCTCGAGCTGGTCTGTGTCTGTCGATTCCGGTTGATCACTATCACGCCCGTGCGTTTTAGATCGGGTCAGCGCCCAAACGGCGGCATACATCGTCAACGCGGCAAAGGTATTCGTGGCTGAATCCACTGTGGCATAATGTGAAAGTTGAATCGGCAACACCGCCAGTGCGTAAAATACCGCTCCCAGCAACCCAACCCAGCGATTGTACAGACGCCTGCCAATGGCAAAAATTAGTAGAATGGTGAGCAGGTCGAAAACCGCTGAGAGCTGCCTGCCCAGGATGGTAATGGCATGATAATCGGTTTGACCGAGAGCGTCACCGGCATATCGAACAATAAAAATCGGTAGTGTGCCGTAAACAAAAAAGGTATATCCCCGGTTTGCCGGGTTCAAACTTGAATTCTCAGTATTAAAGTATTCACTCAGGCTGTTCACGGGGGAAATCGACACCTGGACCAGGCTGAGAAACCGTTCATCCGGGTGCATATGCTGGTCTTCATCCCAATTGACCCCCGCCAGTCGCAGATAGGCGCCCGCAATCACACTCAGCAGCAGAAGGATGATCAGCAGGAAATCGGACCAGCGTTTGCGATTGAGCGCAGCGTGGTCGGCTGTGTTCAGATCAGTCATCAGGGCAGTACCCCCTCTGATGGCGGCACAAAAAAGATCAAAAACTCTTTATTTGGGATCTCAGAATCAAATTGCCACAGAACGCCATTCGGAAATATCTGCTGGACAAACCGGGCGTTTTCTTCATCGTTGACATTGATGAAGAACATCTTCGCCCGAGGATCAGCCCGGGTGCCAGGAATCTCATCCGGAAAGATGGCAAAATCCATGCCGGGATAACCGGCATTGATCGCAACCAGGCGCGAATCAATCCAATGTGGATATCCCACAACATAGGTGGTCTCCGGGTACCCCAGGGTTTCAATAAACAGGGCTGCCACCCTGCCCACCTCTGATGTGTTCCAGCTTGCAGACCGATAAAGCGTGTAATACTGGTTGAAAACCAGGTCATAATTATTGACAGCAGACCAAACCAGCAGCAGGATGATCACCATCATCAATACATGCCGACCTGATTTCCCGGAAAGGCTCGCCTGAAAGCCGCGGACCATAGTGACAAAAGCCGTGCCAATCACGATAAATACGGGTACAATTGCCCCGGCGGTGCGGTTCAAACTGGGGTTTTCTCCCGGATAAGCCAGGGATAAAATCGAGGGCATCATTAAAATGGGGATTGAGACCAGCATGAACAGATCGCGCCAATCCCACTTGCGAAAATAGCGCAGGGTGATCGTGGCAATGCCCAGGAAATAAAACGCCCCTGAAACCACTTCAAGCGCTGGTCTCCCCGGAATAGAATGCGCCCAAATTACACCATTGTTCCAAAAGAACATCACACTGGCGCGCCAGAAGTTTTGCGTAAAGATCACCAGGGGCGAATTTTGAAAACCGACCTCCATACCGGTCAGGCGAGAAAAAGCACGGTAAGTGAACAGTTCCGGGTTGTGCAGCCAGTAACGCAACAATGGGATGAACACCAGCAGGGATACGGCTGTTATCACAGCCAACCCCAGCACAGCACGCCAGCGCAGATTCTTGTTCTTGGTATGCACCAGATAGATCAAAATACCAATCACGACCAGGATCGGCACGATGCGGAAAGGGGTGTAGCCATGCAAGCCCAACCCGAGAAAAAACCCTCCCCATAAGAGATCGGGCAGGTGCTGACGGCGTAGACCCCGAACCATGAAGAACAGTACCGGTGCCACAAACAGGGGGTAATATGGGATGCGCAGCGCCAGTCGGGTGAACAACAGCGGCCAGTAAGCCATCCCGGCAAAGAGGGCAGCGACCAAACCCACCCAGCGATCGCCCCATTCCTTGCCCAGTAAATAAATAAAAAATAGGGTCAGCAGGTTGGCAAAAACAGCAACGATCTTTAAATTAAGAAACGAAACATCGAGGTTGAAAAGACTCATAAAGGCAGCCGATGCGTAGAAGTGCAGCACCTCTCTACCGGTATTGCGAGGAAAATACACCGGCCTGTACCCGTTGAGAATATCGTTGATGTCCAACAATTTCTCTGCCTGGTC from Brevefilum fermentans encodes:
- a CDS encoding C69 family dipeptidase encodes the protein MCDTFVALGNATKDGSVIFGKNSDRHPNEAHMIQIIPRAHHPEGAQVNCTYIRVPQVRETNAVLLSRPFWIWGAEMGANEHGLVIGNEAVFTKVPYDKEPGLIGMDFIRLALERTATANEALDLMITLLEDYGQGGNSTCFGEFYYHNGFLIADPQEAWIFETAGKHWAAEKVRDIRTISNIISIGDHWDRASSDLVSHAISKGWCKSAESFNFSKCYSDLIFTNFGAGKHRSCRTGELLKAKQGEIDVPYAMQVLRDHGPEADQNWQPGRGILGSEVCMHASFGPARGSQATGAMVSHLTPKQHTHWLTGTSATCTSVFKPVWIDAGLPDLGPEPTGAYDSVTLWWRHENLHREILRDYATRIRLIETERENLEADFLSRVDDMQAESQAVRAALTQACFQEVDTVETEWLAKVIKQPVMDRRPLLDRIAWRGFDRKANRQSMSHP
- the cmk gene encoding (d)CMP kinase, whose translation is MGLPNIIAIDGPAASGKSTLGLLLAKELGYLFFDTGIMYRALTLAALQRELNIEDEAAIGTLAETVHIDIETPSIDDGRDCDVLLDGQDVTWAIRSDEVNAYVSDVSVYAAVRKAMTDQQRRVASGNKVVVVGRDIGTVVIPNADLKIYLDASVEVRAQRRYREMINRGEEADFDEVLRSLTNRDRIDSTREIAPLKVAEDAVVINSDDLSIEEVLAKAKELVYHV
- a CDS encoding ATP-binding protein; its protein translation is MADILAPLTPGYTLIIPDHPGILIAWVIGLIALVILVVLLRERTFKLNRASLSWFAGLSLLILILTPFMGVFPRMSPIIAPGEAPFRHLMFFAAIPWMVGAGVLGLAPATFLAGISGLLLAYSDTHNIFTPLVMMIAAIVYSWCIRQRYRTNFYTWLRHPIIAAIASMLASSPSVFLVLILCASGSTGARIGMAITRFPVVMFTLGGMLLIGGATCMIVQALAAKYWAPKTPLKPAPGEVHFRYRLLGYATPIFLIVLVGVLLATWSLGQSHARKQILKQLTGTTAIAAESLGVFLTTGDQILNTLAANPQMSVGSDKQISAFLQEAQSTSNFFEWLAVLDAEGHLIAGSPPGLSPDILRDDDLFQLMTVNNESGPVHFFVTGLEDENYGLMCFITGVERQPDTQQRFLWGLTKIDENRVAQPLVIAKNALKDQGGTISVIDAGGRVVFHWNSDDRVEEIPTANLTTSAFFQGASSDGRLMLNYYQPAAGTDWGLTANLPALVIQEMAWELTRTNLLIAGGVMIFIFVMAWIGLTPIVNELESMSLAINAVLAGGYDPGQLKERAYPDRGYLKTAFRNMITIQQKRMDQQKKLSSASVKVAERQNLAETLHMILAAALVDGVCAARVVLVNSDSTTEALLSEHRFGIGSHANVLAAWDQAMAGLVLKNGAQTLNHDEILKQLPPIENRPEIASVNLLPLKWEASHLGVMWVAFTDNDDPDEAIMTFLKQLAHIASLAIINARTYRDSQLSTALIMTAFDLLTDAVVITDQNNQVLLHNKRARQLFFDRDGRFEGEFLNNFLSRHDLSKQNLYADQRVKSKEVQLRDGNLYDLIYSPIQIDGNQHANAIIIKDLSSQREADALKTEFVTMVSHELRSPLTLILGYAKILRLTGNLNEQQDSYISNIINGVEGMKELVQKLLDIGRLEDGDPLEIHPVTAEQIITRAVESLKAKAKQKQISLQVDLPETPITIFGDQMFLTQALRNLVDNGIKYSKMGGEVVVTVTGRDKRVIFAVQDQGIGVAPLDQRKLFRKFSRITTDAEADDEGSGLGLAIVKSIAERHGGEVRVESQLGKGSIFYFEIPRKYSA